From a region of the Atribacterota bacterium genome:
- the murB gene encoding UDP-N-acetylmuramate dehydrogenase translates to MESWSNALWEKWERVEEKFRRVRGLSIRLCPEMKCFTTFRIGGQALALLDVQNDEHLEAVIALCEENQIPWRILGRGSNILVSDLGFGGVVLRLRGDFTDLRQLDESRVEIGAGVLLKRMVEFCIQHELGGCEFLFGVPGTVGGAVLLNAGCFGGEIGNLVEKILWRNEKGQREWKSRNELSFSYRYSNLKQKNTVILRVILKLFPQTKDRSWKMIGTFSSLRKNAQPLEWPSAGSVFRNPPGDYAARLIEEMGFKGLRLGQAQVSPKHANFIVNLGGATALQVESLMEWIRREVYRGKGIVLENEVEVWR, encoded by the coding sequence ATGGAAAGTTGGAGCAATGCTCTGTGGGAAAAATGGGAAAGAGTAGAGGAAAAATTTCGCCGGGTACGAGGTTTGAGCATCAGATTGTGTCCAGAAATGAAGTGTTTTACGACCTTCAGAATTGGGGGGCAGGCTTTAGCCCTCCTCGATGTACAAAACGATGAACACCTCGAGGCAGTCATTGCTCTGTGTGAAGAGAATCAAATCCCCTGGCGTATTCTGGGCCGGGGTTCGAATATTTTGGTGAGTGATTTGGGTTTTGGGGGAGTGGTTCTGCGTTTGCGAGGAGATTTCACCGATTTAAGACAACTTGATGAATCGAGGGTGGAGATTGGAGCTGGTGTGCTATTAAAAAGGATGGTTGAGTTCTGTATTCAGCATGAGTTGGGAGGATGTGAGTTTTTATTTGGAGTACCTGGAACGGTGGGAGGAGCAGTGCTCCTCAACGCTGGATGTTTTGGAGGAGAGATCGGGAATCTGGTGGAGAAAATTTTGTGGAGAAACGAAAAAGGTCAGAGAGAATGGAAAAGCCGGAACGAACTTTCTTTTTCCTATCGGTATTCCAATCTGAAGCAAAAGAATACGGTAATTCTCAGAGTGATTCTGAAACTTTTTCCTCAGACCAAAGATCGATCCTGGAAAATGATTGGAACATTTTCGTCACTGCGGAAAAATGCCCAACCCCTGGAATGGCCATCAGCTGGGAGCGTTTTTCGTAACCCCCCAGGGGATTATGCGGCTCGCCTCATAGAGGAAATGGGTTTTAAGGGTTTGCGGTTAGGTCAAGCCCAGGTTTCTCCCAAGCATGCCAATTTTATTGTGAATTTAGGAGGAGCGACGGCGTTGCAGGTTGAAAGTCTTATGGAGTGGATTCGGAGAGAAGTGTATCGAGGAAAGGGTATTGTGCTCGAGAACGAAGTGGAAGTGTGGAGATGA
- a CDS encoding DivIVA domain-containing protein, whose protein sequence is MDWKPEDIVEVDFSRSFRGYNEAEVREFLEELAAHWEALLTEREKVIQENRELKKKLTEKEEYLKRIDAQMEEWRKQLEIEKGLAKKEAAMIVEEAEMKARKIVDDALEKKKTIEMGYNELLEKYRLFQIRFRSLLQTFMESIEWKGKGWDIVEENRKEGTKNEEEETGGEIARFSLKDFKDEGRIKRS, encoded by the coding sequence ATGGATTGGAAACCGGAGGACATCGTAGAGGTTGATTTTAGCCGTTCTTTTCGAGGATACAATGAAGCTGAGGTTCGGGAGTTTTTAGAAGAATTGGCTGCTCACTGGGAAGCACTTTTAACGGAGAGAGAAAAGGTTATCCAGGAAAATCGGGAACTCAAGAAGAAATTAACTGAGAAAGAGGAATATTTGAAAAGAATTGATGCTCAGATGGAGGAATGGAGGAAACAACTGGAAATTGAAAAAGGGTTAGCCAAAAAGGAAGCAGCGATGATTGTGGAAGAGGCAGAGATGAAAGCCCGCAAAATTGTTGACGATGCACTGGAAAAGAAGAAAACAATTGAAATGGGGTATAACGAGCTTCTGGAAAAGTACCGTCTTTTCCAGATTCGCTTCCGATCTCTCCTGCAGACGTTCATGGAAAGTATTGAATGGAAAGGGAAGGGATGGGACATTGTTGAAGAAAACAGAAAAGAAGGAACAAAAAATGAGGAAGAAGAGACCGGAGGAGAAATTGCTCGTTTTTCTCTCAAAGACTTTAAAGATGAAGGCAGGATAAAGCGGTCTTGA
- the ftsA gene encoding cell division protein FtsA, giving the protein MRGTGSLLVGAIDVGTSKVCTLIGRKKGSTIEILGLGLSSSRGIKKGKIVDISRVSEAVRESFALAVDIAKVVPENIYVGISGDYITSVNLEHEIFLGKSGREITSKDVARAVEGSRSKIDLTARKVIHIFPQEYLLDDGTNVVDPVGMVASKLKVSVHLVLAQENQFQSFVKVFRQAGLEITQTIFQPLASSLAVLTPMEKEIGTALVDIGGGTTDLTLFYGGSVRYSRVIPVGGEHLTSDLSIGMRTYRDEAERVKLSYGSAFSGHIQDDELIEVRDLGSSSLKTIERKYVCKIIEARVREIFFLLGKEMKSSGFFSFLRGGMVITGGSALLENIADFASSFLKLPARIGYPDSKNYVGMVQSIANPIFSTACGLLQFAFNEKSERNDMVTLFLNLEEKGSRVISWLKDFFMMG; this is encoded by the coding sequence ATGAGAGGTACGGGGTCGTTGCTGGTTGGAGCAATTGATGTCGGAACAAGTAAGGTATGTACTTTGATAGGCCGCAAGAAGGGTTCGACGATCGAAATTCTGGGGTTGGGTTTAAGCAGTTCCCGGGGCATCAAAAAGGGAAAAATTGTCGATATCAGCCGGGTTTCTGAAGCAGTACGTGAGTCCTTTGCTCTGGCAGTAGACATCGCCAAGGTGGTTCCTGAAAATATCTATGTGGGTATTTCTGGAGATTATATCACCTCGGTAAACCTGGAACACGAAATTTTTCTTGGGAAGAGTGGAAGAGAAATTACCAGCAAAGACGTGGCCAGGGCGGTGGAGGGTTCGCGTTCCAAGATTGATTTAACTGCCCGGAAGGTGATTCATATTTTCCCTCAAGAGTACCTCTTGGATGATGGAACGAACGTCGTGGACCCAGTAGGTATGGTGGCGTCAAAACTTAAAGTTTCGGTGCATCTGGTACTTGCTCAAGAGAACCAATTTCAAAGTTTTGTTAAAGTTTTTCGTCAGGCAGGTTTGGAAATTACTCAAACGATTTTTCAACCCCTTGCTTCATCGCTGGCGGTGCTCACTCCCATGGAAAAGGAAATAGGTACGGCCTTGGTCGACATTGGTGGTGGCACCACCGATCTCACCCTCTTCTACGGAGGGAGTGTTCGGTATTCCAGAGTTATTCCTGTAGGTGGGGAACACTTAACGTCTGATTTAAGTATCGGTATGCGAACGTATCGTGACGAAGCTGAGAGGGTAAAGCTCAGTTACGGAAGTGCGTTTAGTGGTCATATTCAGGATGACGAGTTGATCGAAGTGCGGGATCTGGGTTCTTCTTCGCTCAAGACCATTGAAAGGAAGTATGTTTGCAAAATTATCGAGGCCAGAGTTCGGGAAATCTTTTTCCTTTTAGGAAAAGAAATGAAGTCTTCGGGGTTTTTCTCCTTTCTGCGAGGAGGTATGGTGATCACGGGTGGCTCGGCACTTTTAGAAAACATTGCCGATTTTGCTTCTTCCTTCCTCAAACTTCCAGCGAGAATTGGTTACCCGGATAGCAAGAACTATGTGGGTATGGTACAGAGTATAGCGAACCCTATTTTTTCTACTGCTTGTGGTCTTTTGCAGTTTGCTTTTAATGAAAAATCGGAGCGGAACGATATGGTAACTCTTTTCCTTAACTTAGAGGAAAAAGGGTCCAGGGTTATCAGTTGGTTAAAGGATTTTTTCATGATGGGTTGA
- a CDS encoding YggS family pyridoxal phosphate-dependent enzyme has translation MRENLERVREKIDFFAQKAGRKAEEIQMVAVTKGVGVEKIEEAVASGVRFLGENRLQEALPKVLQISHEGVEWHFVGRLQANKVKKVVQYFHVIHSVDRLEVITRIERELENLRLRDYPIFVQVNLTGKETQGGISERDVFPFLERIALWLRIRVVGLMTIGPQAGESEVRRVFGRLRELRDEVNRRGIFKEEVRELSMGMSDDFHWAILEGSTMLRLGRALFGER, from the coding sequence GTGAGAGAAAATCTGGAACGGGTTCGAGAAAAAATTGACTTCTTTGCTCAGAAAGCAGGTCGAAAGGCGGAAGAAATTCAAATGGTGGCGGTCACCAAAGGTGTGGGGGTGGAGAAAATTGAGGAAGCCGTTGCCAGTGGGGTTCGCTTTCTGGGCGAAAATCGCCTTCAAGAGGCACTGCCCAAAGTGCTTCAAATTTCGCATGAGGGAGTTGAGTGGCATTTTGTAGGGCGTTTGCAGGCCAATAAGGTGAAGAAGGTTGTGCAGTATTTCCATGTCATTCACTCGGTGGATCGACTGGAAGTTATTACCAGAATAGAAAGAGAACTTGAAAATTTACGCTTGAGGGATTATCCTATTTTTGTTCAGGTGAACCTTACTGGTAAGGAAACTCAGGGTGGAATCTCCGAAAGAGATGTTTTCCCCTTTTTGGAGCGTATTGCTCTGTGGCTTCGCATTCGAGTGGTTGGTTTGATGACGATTGGTCCTCAAGCTGGTGAGAGCGAAGTCAGAAGGGTTTTTGGTCGACTGCGAGAACTTCGAGACGAGGTGAACCGGAGAGGCATTTTTAAAGAAGAAGTTCGGGAGCTCTCAATGGGAATGAGTGATGATTTTCACTGGGCCATTCTGGAGGGATCCACGATGTTGAGGCTGGGAAGGGCACTCTTTGGAGAGAGGTGA
- a CDS encoding NFACT family protein, with amino-acid sequence MKVLEGIPLRFLKQELEPQIRESRIQKVFLYPSRHETRFELYTPQGRRFLVLSCHPDISLLFLSTLKDTQYSGAQNTQWVQLLNKYLVGGEILSVEQEGWDRILRLKVKNTSLWEETNEFLLFIELTGRNANCILTQNDTSLTILGTYRKITPEKSRFRVILPGHPYMLPPQKDKEDPFALMEGKRELDLPPDTEKVEQWIIDHVNGVGPFLGNAIAMGISFWKVNLATALSQLIAPLCQTPPPLFTFSPSPYEPPQGVFWQNPLYSFEAYCHHHSSWNEALKHFYQKWWEYKEREIQEKAKQKRIQKELDFLDNEIQEVKNLLQEEETIEETRSKGELLKILPALEVLEETETMIRVKNPFTGNETTIALNPLLTKNQNMQHYFRLYRKMLNRNQKLQEKLVELEHKRRKILQNNEVWEEVWSSISGSSSSPFRKLKTAQGSEIWIGKSQKSNQKLLRSASRDDYWLHVRDLPGAHVILKLSPKGNKNKEEEIQQAAQLAGYFSAGKNDSKVEVIVTQVKYLHSIPGVMGKVSFRNEKTILVQPTWPKNIIVQED; translated from the coding sequence ATGAAGGTGCTCGAAGGGATTCCACTTCGATTTCTCAAGCAGGAACTCGAACCCCAGATCAGGGAAAGCCGAATTCAGAAAGTTTTCCTGTATCCATCAAGGCACGAGACAAGATTTGAACTGTATACACCCCAGGGGCGGCGATTTCTGGTTTTATCCTGTCATCCTGACATAAGCCTCCTTTTTCTCAGCACTTTGAAAGATACCCAATATTCCGGAGCACAAAACACACAGTGGGTCCAACTCCTCAACAAATACCTGGTTGGGGGGGAAATTCTCTCCGTCGAGCAGGAGGGATGGGATCGTATCCTTCGCCTTAAGGTCAAAAATACCTCCCTGTGGGAGGAAACTAACGAGTTTCTCCTGTTTATCGAGCTTACCGGGAGGAACGCCAACTGCATTCTGACCCAAAACGATACCTCCCTGACCATCCTGGGAACATACCGGAAAATAACTCCCGAAAAGAGTCGTTTTCGAGTGATTCTTCCTGGTCACCCATATATGCTCCCCCCTCAGAAAGATAAAGAGGACCCCTTTGCCCTCATGGAAGGAAAGAGAGAACTCGATCTTCCCCCAGATACCGAAAAGGTGGAACAATGGATTATCGACCACGTTAACGGCGTCGGGCCATTTCTGGGAAACGCAATTGCCATGGGAATCTCCTTCTGGAAAGTCAATCTTGCCACCGCACTCTCGCAACTCATCGCACCGCTTTGCCAAACCCCACCACCTCTTTTTACGTTTTCGCCTTCTCCATACGAACCACCCCAGGGAGTCTTCTGGCAAAATCCGCTCTACTCTTTCGAAGCGTACTGCCATCATCATTCATCCTGGAATGAAGCCCTAAAGCACTTTTACCAAAAATGGTGGGAATATAAAGAAAGAGAAATTCAAGAAAAAGCCAAGCAAAAAAGAATCCAAAAAGAGCTGGATTTTCTCGATAACGAAATTCAGGAAGTGAAAAATCTCCTCCAAGAAGAGGAAACCATAGAGGAAACCCGGAGCAAAGGTGAACTGCTGAAGATTTTACCTGCCTTAGAAGTACTGGAAGAAACAGAAACCATGATACGGGTCAAAAATCCTTTTACCGGGAACGAAACCACCATAGCACTCAATCCCCTGCTCACCAAAAACCAGAATATGCAACACTACTTCCGTCTCTACCGTAAAATGCTGAATCGCAACCAAAAGTTACAGGAAAAACTGGTTGAACTCGAACACAAGAGGAGAAAAATCCTTCAGAACAATGAAGTTTGGGAAGAAGTTTGGTCCAGCATATCCGGTTCCTCCTCTTCTCCGTTCCGGAAACTGAAAACCGCCCAGGGAAGCGAAATCTGGATCGGGAAAAGTCAGAAGAGCAATCAGAAATTACTCCGGAGCGCTTCTCGAGACGACTACTGGCTCCACGTCCGGGACCTTCCTGGCGCCCATGTCATTCTCAAGCTTTCCCCCAAAGGAAATAAAAATAAAGAGGAGGAAATACAGCAAGCAGCCCAGTTAGCTGGTTACTTTTCTGCAGGGAAAAACGATTCCAAGGTAGAAGTCATCGTCACCCAGGTGAAGTATCTTCACTCCATTCCGGGAGTCATGGGAAAAGTGTCCTTTCGCAACGAAAAAACCATCCTTGTCCAGCCGACCTGGCCAAAAAACATCATCGTTCAAGAAGACTAA
- the ftsZ gene encoding cell division protein FtsZ, producing MSFQSKGVNNGVVNIKVIGVGGGGGNAVNRMIKAGLKGVTFVAINTDTQVLKKSLAEVKLQIGTKLTRGLGAGANPEIGRRAAEEDKDKLFKLLEGVDMTFITAGMGGGTGTGGAPVVASVAKELGVLTIGVVTKPFSFEGKKRMRQAEEGIVLLQKSVDALIVIPNDRLLKIIDASTSVVEAFQMVDDVLLQGIRSISDLINVPGIINLDFADVKAIMENAGTSLMGIGRASGEGRAKEAAQMAVRSPLLETPFEGAKGILFNITGGPNLGLWEVNRVAEIISQTASQEANIIFGAVIDEKMKEEIEVTVIATGFNEEKPVDDGLKTEQFSDSFSPGDLDFPTFLRK from the coding sequence ATGTCGTTTCAGAGTAAAGGTGTCAATAATGGTGTGGTCAATATCAAAGTGATTGGGGTTGGTGGTGGAGGGGGAAACGCCGTCAATCGAATGATTAAAGCGGGACTGAAAGGGGTGACTTTTGTAGCAATCAACACCGATACCCAGGTGTTGAAGAAGTCTCTAGCTGAGGTGAAACTTCAGATTGGAACGAAATTAACTCGAGGTTTGGGTGCGGGAGCGAACCCTGAGATTGGTCGAAGGGCTGCAGAGGAAGACAAGGATAAACTTTTTAAGCTGCTCGAAGGTGTGGATATGACGTTTATTACTGCTGGTATGGGTGGCGGTACGGGTACCGGTGGTGCACCCGTGGTGGCTTCGGTGGCAAAAGAATTAGGAGTACTGACCATTGGAGTCGTGACCAAACCCTTCTCTTTTGAGGGTAAAAAAAGAATGCGTCAGGCTGAAGAGGGTATTGTGCTCCTACAAAAAAGTGTTGATGCGTTAATCGTCATTCCCAATGACCGCTTGCTCAAGATTATTGATGCTTCCACTTCTGTGGTTGAAGCCTTTCAGATGGTTGACGATGTTCTTTTACAAGGTATACGAAGTATTTCCGATTTGATTAACGTTCCAGGGATCATTAACCTGGACTTTGCCGATGTCAAAGCGATTATGGAAAATGCTGGTACTTCCCTTATGGGTATTGGGAGAGCGAGTGGAGAGGGAAGAGCGAAGGAAGCTGCGCAAATGGCTGTTCGTAGTCCGCTCCTTGAGACTCCTTTTGAAGGAGCGAAGGGGATTCTTTTTAATATCACTGGAGGACCGAATCTCGGACTCTGGGAAGTGAACCGGGTTGCAGAGATCATCAGTCAAACCGCTTCTCAGGAGGCCAACATCATCTTTGGAGCTGTGATTGATGAAAAAATGAAAGAGGAGATTGAAGTAACGGTCATCGCTACCGGGTTTAATGAGGAAAAACCTGTGGATGATGGACTCAAAACAGAGCAATTTTCTGACTCTTTTTCCCCTGGCGATCTGGATTTCCCGACCTTTCTGCGGAAATGA
- a CDS encoding signal peptidase II, with the protein MIKQKWMYFLGVFGLGFLADQVTKYWALQTLRGRSLTLWKGILELRLRENVGSAFGLMLLSRFGILVITVGLTIAFLLWMGKRNEVSLLFLLGGSLFLAGAWGNLLDRLRWGYVVDFIEPSFWATFNLGDVLILGGVFLFGYRLLLHGKW; encoded by the coding sequence TTGATTAAACAGAAGTGGATGTACTTTCTGGGTGTTTTTGGTTTGGGTTTTTTGGCAGACCAAGTAACCAAATATTGGGCTCTACAAACCCTTCGGGGACGTTCCCTAACTCTGTGGAAGGGCATTTTGGAGTTGCGTCTGCGTGAGAATGTGGGGAGTGCTTTTGGTTTGATGCTCCTCAGTCGATTTGGAATACTGGTTATTACTGTGGGGTTAACCATTGCTTTTCTTTTATGGATGGGAAAGAGGAACGAGGTGTCACTCCTTTTCCTTTTGGGAGGCTCTCTTTTTCTGGCTGGTGCCTGGGGAAACCTTCTGGACCGCTTGCGGTGGGGGTACGTGGTTGATTTTATCGAACCATCGTTCTGGGCTACCTTTAATTTGGGAGATGTGCTGATTTTAGGGGGTGTGTTCCTTTTCGGATATCGACTTCTCCTGCACGGGAAATGGTGA
- a CDS encoding RluA family pseudouridine synthase codes for MVKTRKLYVYDFSPRMDVWLKGNFPDISRSLLARLIKEGRVKVNRVVEKKPSKKLQPGDLLEICWPEENFLSPTPRFLPLDVLYEDAEIVVLSKRSGVSVHPVSPFETNTLVNALLYHGFSLSRYGLPLRPGVVHRLDKDTSGVMVVAKSDQAYLHLVQEFKARRVEKSYLVVVEGKWKEGRIIDVPLGRSRKNPLRMEVKNWRGKPCYTEIRVLGVREDFSLLLVKPRTGRTHQIRAHLSFAGYPIAGDLLYGSTKGSAYFSRQALHAFTLVFSHPTLKKRMIFAASLPSDMREFVRQYFASSLHG; via the coding sequence ATGGTGAAAACTCGAAAACTCTATGTCTACGATTTTTCTCCTCGCATGGATGTGTGGTTGAAAGGGAATTTCCCGGACATTTCTCGCTCCCTTCTTGCTCGGCTCATCAAAGAAGGACGGGTGAAGGTGAACCGGGTTGTGGAAAAGAAACCGAGTAAAAAACTGCAACCAGGCGACCTTTTGGAAATTTGCTGGCCAGAAGAGAACTTTCTTTCTCCTACCCCACGATTTTTGCCGCTCGACGTGCTATATGAAGACGCTGAGATTGTGGTTCTTTCCAAACGGAGTGGGGTTTCGGTTCATCCAGTATCGCCCTTTGAAACCAATACCCTGGTGAATGCCCTTCTTTATCATGGTTTTTCGCTTTCTCGCTATGGCTTGCCCCTTCGTCCCGGAGTGGTGCATCGCCTGGATAAAGACACTTCCGGTGTTATGGTGGTTGCAAAATCGGATCAGGCGTATTTGCATCTTGTGCAGGAATTCAAAGCTCGTCGCGTGGAGAAGTCCTACCTGGTGGTTGTGGAGGGGAAATGGAAAGAGGGTCGAATCATCGATGTACCTCTTGGCAGGAGTCGCAAAAATCCTCTGCGCATGGAGGTGAAAAATTGGAGAGGGAAACCCTGTTATACCGAGATTCGGGTGCTTGGGGTTCGTGAGGATTTTTCTCTTCTTCTGGTGAAACCCAGGACGGGAAGGACACACCAGATTCGAGCGCATTTAAGCTTTGCAGGGTATCCAATCGCAGGGGATTTACTCTATGGAAGTACAAAAGGAAGTGCCTATTTTTCCCGTCAGGCCTTGCATGCGTTTACCCTGGTTTTTTCTCATCCGACTTTAAAGAAACGAATGATTTTTGCAGCTTCTTTACCCTCAGATATGCGGGAATTTGTGCGGCAGTATTTTGCTTCATCCCTTCATGGTTAG
- a CDS encoding FtsQ-type POTRA domain-containing protein: protein MEENEAFPGNLFFYLFLGFVSFGIFAMVFRSAMFEVTTLEIDANRDLLGQRLMDRLEELKGKNIFGIRSWELEKVLQRLPGIKRARVEKVFPRTLRITIEERKPEVALEGKTGLVCFDGEGVEVPCRIDSSSPLVMIKKLERYTSEYEGLLREVLVLVTTWKNSFDYPLEAIEVVGERLFILRLRNGIVIKCEGASNVKSKARLLRPYLREVSIRSIRVFGFDLRAGEGIVIMTEESQ from the coding sequence TTGGAAGAAAACGAAGCTTTTCCAGGAAATCTTTTTTTTTACCTTTTTCTGGGTTTTGTTTCCTTTGGAATTTTTGCCATGGTTTTCCGAAGTGCCATGTTTGAAGTAACCACTCTGGAAATCGATGCAAACCGTGATCTTTTAGGGCAACGTTTGATGGACCGCCTCGAAGAACTCAAAGGCAAAAACATTTTTGGGATTCGTTCCTGGGAACTTGAAAAGGTGCTGCAGAGACTTCCCGGAATAAAACGGGCCCGAGTAGAAAAGGTTTTCCCCCGTACTCTACGAATTACCATTGAAGAGCGAAAGCCTGAGGTTGCCCTGGAGGGAAAGACAGGATTGGTTTGTTTTGACGGAGAGGGGGTAGAAGTGCCATGTAGGATTGATTCATCGTCACCGCTGGTCATGATTAAAAAGTTGGAACGGTACACCTCAGAATATGAGGGTTTGCTTAGAGAAGTTCTCGTTTTGGTGACCACCTGGAAGAATAGTTTTGATTATCCTCTGGAAGCAATTGAGGTTGTTGGAGAACGATTGTTTATTCTTCGGCTTCGAAATGGTATAGTTATAAAATGTGAAGGAGCGTCGAATGTAAAAAGCAAAGCGAGGTTGTTGAGACCGTATTTACGAGAAGTGAGTATTCGTTCTATCAGGGTTTTCGGATTTGATCTGCGAGCTGGCGAGGGTATTGTCATTATGACCGAAGAAAGCCAATAG
- the proC gene encoding pyrroline-5-carboxylate reductase has protein sequence MTDSILFLGCGNMGSALVKGLWRDNWHKKFHFFLYDVLPERSQELANVLGLQNIEAFDGLSPRFVFVAVKPGNVEEACKVLKLFQHTTFISVVAGFSLGRWQELLGKETKLVRLMPNLCVEVGEGVVPICFSESVPQEEREELLFLLSSLGWIFETQEENLGYFTALSGSGPGMIAMFIEGMMDEGVAMGLPWETSLKIALQTVLGTATLLKTKKLHPAHFKNLVASPGGTTIAGIKALEKRGFKGIVMEGFEEAYERLVALFAEMG, from the coding sequence GTGACAGATTCGATTCTCTTTTTAGGATGTGGCAACATGGGTAGTGCTCTGGTGAAAGGGCTTTGGCGCGACAACTGGCATAAGAAGTTTCACTTTTTTCTCTATGACGTTTTACCGGAGCGCTCTCAAGAATTGGCCAATGTTCTTGGTCTGCAAAATATTGAGGCGTTTGATGGGCTTTCTCCGCGCTTTGTTTTTGTGGCGGTGAAACCGGGAAACGTTGAGGAAGCCTGTAAAGTATTGAAACTCTTTCAGCATACCACTTTTATTTCGGTCGTTGCCGGGTTTTCCCTCGGAAGATGGCAGGAACTCCTGGGGAAAGAGACCAAACTCGTTCGTCTGATGCCCAATCTCTGTGTGGAGGTTGGTGAGGGTGTGGTACCCATCTGTTTTTCAGAATCGGTGCCTCAGGAAGAAAGAGAAGAACTGTTGTTTCTCCTCTCTTCTCTGGGGTGGATTTTTGAAACCCAGGAGGAAAACCTGGGGTATTTTACTGCATTGAGTGGAAGCGGTCCGGGAATGATCGCAATGTTCATCGAAGGGATGATGGATGAAGGGGTAGCCATGGGTTTGCCCTGGGAAACAAGCCTCAAAATTGCGTTGCAAACGGTCTTGGGTACAGCTACCCTATTGAAGACCAAGAAATTACATCCAGCACATTTCAAGAATCTGGTTGCTTCCCCGGGTGGAACCACGATTGCGGGAATTAAAGCCTTGGAAAAAAGAGGTTTTAAAGGAATCGTTATGGAGGGATTTGAAGAGGCGTATGAACGCCTTGTGGCGTTGTTTGCCGAGATGGGGTGA
- a CDS encoding radical SAM protein, which yields MERLVRSLLSEEKGLPVLSKVGRFRIALCFPGEYAWGMSNLGYQSLLRLVFETPSWRGERVFSSFGPFSMETRAPLGAFDLLAFSLSFEFDVLNLVSLLQKGMIPIFTQQRDERDPWVIAGGPLVTLNPEIVAPFVDLAFIGEVEEVFAQILALWEKGKEARYSRAELKRMLASLPGVYVPEGIVPVYRNGDLIKFEVQEGFQFPVSRQTVHLDRFETRTFLYTPSSYFKQTALIEVNRGCAYRCRFCAGSFIYAPLRQRSFPLVLRMLDYVFSWTTKVGLVGSDVLSHPHLKELLDYLARHEKELTCSSLSGRRLLQDESLFALLRKGGLRTLTIAPESGNCALRTFLGKGLKNEEWKALVNQAIRVGFDKVKLYFMLGKPGGGIEEDVEFLREITEMISPSKVTVSYSFLVPKPHTLLQDFVPPPFQVWKREKEVFEGYVRKLKIEIFGESPRFAFLELLLSRGDRLLAEKIPEVLAGGGSLTVWRKVLRDLKRDPEEWPRHPWENDIRPWTMVEN from the coding sequence ATGGAACGTTTGGTGCGTTCTCTCCTGAGTGAGGAAAAAGGGCTTCCCGTTCTGAGCAAGGTAGGGAGATTCAGGATTGCACTCTGTTTCCCTGGGGAATATGCCTGGGGAATGTCAAATTTGGGGTACCAATCTTTGTTGCGTCTGGTTTTTGAAACTCCTTCTTGGCGAGGGGAAAGGGTTTTCTCCTCTTTTGGTCCTTTTTCGATGGAAACTCGTGCCCCGCTTGGTGCATTTGATCTTCTGGCTTTCAGTTTGTCCTTTGAGTTTGATGTTTTGAATCTGGTTTCGCTTCTCCAAAAAGGGATGATTCCGATTTTTACGCAACAACGAGATGAGCGTGACCCTTGGGTGATTGCGGGTGGGCCTCTGGTAACCTTGAATCCTGAAATTGTTGCCCCTTTTGTTGATTTGGCGTTTATCGGAGAGGTAGAAGAGGTATTTGCTCAGATTCTGGCCCTTTGGGAAAAAGGAAAAGAGGCAAGGTACTCTCGAGCTGAGCTTAAAAGGATGCTTGCTTCTCTGCCCGGAGTTTATGTGCCGGAGGGGATTGTTCCAGTTTATAGGAATGGCGATTTGATCAAGTTTGAGGTACAGGAGGGATTTCAGTTTCCAGTCTCTCGACAAACCGTGCATCTTGATCGTTTTGAAACCAGGACTTTTCTCTATACCCCTTCTTCATACTTTAAACAAACGGCGCTCATCGAGGTTAATCGGGGGTGCGCTTACCGGTGTCGGTTCTGTGCGGGGAGTTTTATTTATGCTCCTTTGCGCCAGCGTTCTTTTCCACTTGTTCTCCGTATGCTCGATTACGTCTTTTCCTGGACAACCAAGGTCGGTTTAGTTGGTTCAGATGTGCTCAGTCATCCTCACTTGAAGGAGCTTTTGGACTATCTGGCAAGACACGAAAAGGAGCTAACCTGTTCCTCACTTTCAGGCCGTAGACTCCTGCAGGATGAGTCGCTCTTTGCTCTGTTGCGAAAGGGTGGATTGCGGACGCTTACCATTGCTCCGGAAAGTGGAAACTGTGCGTTAAGGACCTTTTTGGGTAAGGGTTTAAAGAACGAGGAGTGGAAGGCACTCGTTAACCAAGCTATTCGAGTGGGCTTTGATAAGGTGAAGCTGTATTTTATGTTGGGTAAACCAGGTGGTGGAATTGAGGAAGATGTCGAGTTTTTGAGGGAAATTACGGAAATGATTTCTCCCTCGAAGGTAACGGTTTCGTACAGTTTTCTGGTGCCAAAACCCCACACTCTTTTACAGGATTTTGTACCGCCACCGTTTCAGGTTTGGAAAAGAGAGAAAGAGGTATTTGAAGGGTATGTGCGAAAGTTGAAAATCGAAATTTTTGGAGAGAGCCCCCGTTTTGCTTTTTTGGAATTATTGCTTTCCCGGGGAGATCGATTGCTGGCTGAGAAAATACCTGAAGTTTTAGCCGGGGGAGGAAGCCTCACTGTATGGCGGAAGGTACTTCGGGATTTAAAACGAGACCCTGAAGAATGGCCTCGCCATCCTTGGGAGAATGACATAAGACCCTGGACTATGGTGGAGAACTGA